The proteins below are encoded in one region of Aulosira sp. FACHB-615:
- a CDS encoding TetR/AcrR family transcriptional regulator, which yields MNENPSAAGGMRRQPRQARSQERVNRILDVAEELFITQGYAATTTNAIASGAKVPIGSLYQFFPDKSAIMQALALRHEENIHQKLAVLDNPELANLPLEILVEQMIDITAQHFSDNPGYYAIFMALQGSMPELEAVGEVMDAKLMQDLASLLAKRKAGLETTDYEAIAFILVKAIGTLLWLSLSQEKTFQPRLIAETKRLALSYLQSYFPSGGNNATL from the coding sequence ATGAATGAAAATCCATCAGCAGCAGGTGGAATGCGCCGCCAACCCAGACAAGCGCGTAGCCAGGAACGAGTTAATCGGATTTTGGATGTAGCAGAAGAACTTTTTATTACTCAAGGCTATGCAGCCACCACAACCAATGCGATCGCCTCTGGTGCTAAAGTCCCAATTGGGTCACTTTATCAGTTTTTTCCTGACAAATCTGCAATCATGCAGGCACTTGCCTTGCGTCATGAGGAAAATATTCATCAAAAGTTAGCAGTGCTGGATAATCCTGAATTAGCCAATCTGCCCTTAGAAATTCTAGTAGAACAAATGATTGATATCACCGCCCAGCATTTCTCTGATAATCCTGGTTACTACGCCATTTTTATGGCACTCCAGGGTTCAATGCCCGAATTAGAAGCCGTCGGAGAGGTGATGGATGCTAAATTGATGCAAGATTTAGCCAGTTTACTAGCTAAACGCAAAGCAGGGTTAGAGACTACAGACTATGAAGCGATCGCCTTTATTTTAGTCAAAGCGATCGGCACATTACTATGGCTATCCCTCAGTCAAGAAAAAACATTTCAACCGCGATTGATAGCAGAAACCAAACGCTTGGCGTTAAGTTATCTGCAAAGCTATTTCCCGTCTGGTGGAAACAACGCGACTTTGTGA
- a CDS encoding low temperature requirement protein A — protein sequence MTNFLQPPRLRIGEEDSEEERRATWLELFYDLVFVVAVSQVAHNLKEDISLSGLLGFVVLFIPIWWSWIGTTFYANRFDSDDVIHRLLVGVQMLTAAGMAVNIHHGLGESSPGFALAYALGRAVLVAEYVRAGIHIPSARPLTTRYAIGFAIASLIWLSSAFVPVPWRFALWGVGIAIDFGTPITARKHQIGLLPHASHLPERFGLFTIIVLGEAIIAVVEGVSQQKWQVLTVISAIFGLIIAFSWWWVYFDNLGGTPIETARTQGKVGTVNIWLYTHLPLVIGIAATGVGVEKILVSPPTLALPDAQRWLICGSVALCSLAVGVLHRYGVIRYCKIRSLYRLGGAVVLLAIALFGKGLLPIFVIALVAVVSAVQVIQDLSQSRPTTRLADPEI from the coding sequence ATGACAAATTTTCTCCAGCCGCCAAGATTACGTATTGGTGAGGAAGATAGTGAAGAAGAAAGACGCGCCACTTGGCTGGAACTGTTTTATGATTTGGTGTTTGTGGTTGCTGTGTCGCAAGTAGCGCATAATCTCAAGGAAGACATTTCGCTGTCGGGATTACTGGGATTTGTAGTTTTGTTTATCCCGATTTGGTGGTCATGGATTGGGACGACGTTTTATGCTAACCGCTTTGATAGCGATGATGTGATTCATCGGTTGTTGGTTGGGGTACAAATGTTAACGGCTGCGGGGATGGCTGTGAATATTCATCATGGCTTGGGAGAAAGTTCGCCGGGTTTTGCTTTAGCTTATGCACTTGGTCGGGCTGTATTGGTGGCGGAGTATGTGCGGGCGGGGATACATATTCCGTCGGCGCGTCCATTAACAACTCGCTACGCCATTGGTTTTGCGATCGCATCTTTGATTTGGTTGAGTTCGGCTTTTGTCCCTGTTCCTTGGCGATTTGCACTTTGGGGCGTGGGAATTGCGATTGATTTTGGTACACCAATCACCGCACGCAAACATCAAATTGGCTTGCTTCCTCACGCTTCTCATTTACCAGAACGTTTTGGATTGTTCACAATTATTGTGTTGGGGGAAGCGATTATTGCGGTGGTTGAAGGTGTCTCACAACAAAAATGGCAGGTGTTGACTGTCATTTCCGCAATTTTTGGGCTGATAATTGCTTTTAGTTGGTGGTGGGTTTATTTTGACAATTTAGGTGGGACACCAATTGAAACTGCACGCACTCAAGGAAAAGTTGGGACGGTTAATATTTGGCTTTATACCCATTTACCCTTAGTAATTGGGATTGCGGCTACTGGTGTTGGTGTCGAAAAAATCTTGGTCAGTCCGCCAACTCTAGCGTTACCAGATGCCCAAAGATGGTTGATTTGTGGTTCAGTGGCATTATGCTCGTTAGCTGTGGGTGTTCTGCACCGCTATGGTGTGATTCGATATTGTAAGATTCGTTCGCTGTATCGCTTGGGCGGTGCTGTGGTGCTACTGGCGATCGCACTTTTTGGCAAAGGTTTATTACCAATCTTCGTCATCGCCTTAGTAGCTGTGGTTTCTGCTGTACAAGTTATTCAAGATTTGTCTCAAAGTCGCCCGACTACTCGCTTGGCTGATCCTGAAATTTAA